One region of Pseudomonas sp. B21-040 genomic DNA includes:
- the purM gene encoding phosphoribosylformylglycinamidine cyclo-ligase, with protein sequence MSKQPSLSYKDAGVDIDAGEALVERIKSVAKRTARPEVMGGLGGFGALCEIPAGYKQPVLVSGTDGVGTKLRLALNLNKHDSIGIDLVAMCVNDLVVCGAEPLFFLDYYATGKLNVETATQVVTGIGAGCELSGCSLVGGETAEMPGMYEGEDYDLAGFCVGVVEKSEIIDGSKVAAGDALLALPSSGPHSNGYSLIRKIIEVSGADIENIQLDGKPLTDLLMAPTRIYVKPLLKLIKETGAVKAMAHITGGGLLDNIPRVLPKGAQAVVDVASWNRPAVFDWLQEKGNVDENEMHRVLNCGVGMVICVAQEHVETALNVLREAGEQPWVIGQIATAAEGAAQVELKNLKAH encoded by the coding sequence ATGAGCAAGCAACCCTCCCTGAGCTACAAGGACGCCGGTGTAGACATCGACGCCGGTGAAGCATTGGTCGAACGCATCAAGAGCGTCGCCAAGCGCACTGCGCGCCCGGAAGTCATGGGCGGCCTGGGCGGTTTCGGCGCCCTCTGCGAAATCCCGGCTGGCTACAAGCAGCCTGTGCTGGTTTCCGGCACCGACGGCGTGGGCACCAAGCTGCGCCTGGCCCTGAACCTGAACAAGCACGACAGCATCGGCATCGACCTGGTGGCCATGTGCGTGAACGACCTGGTGGTCTGCGGCGCCGAGCCACTGTTCTTCCTCGACTACTACGCTACCGGCAAACTCAACGTCGAAACCGCGACCCAGGTCGTCACCGGCATCGGTGCTGGCTGCGAACTGTCCGGTTGCTCCCTGGTTGGCGGCGAAACCGCTGAAATGCCGGGCATGTACGAAGGCGAAGACTACGACCTGGCCGGTTTCTGCGTCGGCGTCGTGGAAAAATCCGAGATCATCGACGGTTCCAAAGTCGCAGCCGGCGACGCCCTGCTCGCCCTGCCGTCTTCCGGCCCGCACTCCAACGGCTACTCGCTGATCCGCAAGATCATCGAAGTGTCGGGTGCCGACATCGAAAACATCCAGCTCGACGGCAAACCGCTGACCGACCTGCTGATGGCCCCGACCCGTATCTACGTGAAGCCGCTGCTCAAGCTGATCAAGGAAACCGGTGCTGTCAAAGCCATGGCCCACATCACCGGTGGCGGCCTGCTGGACAACATCCCGCGCGTTCTGCCAAAAGGCGCACAAGCCGTGGTTGACGTGGCGAGCTGGAACCGCCCAGCCGTGTTCGACTGGCTGCAAGAGAAAGGCAACGTCGACGAAAACGAAATGCACCGCGTGCTGAACTGCGGCGTGGGCATGGTCATCTGCGTCGCTCAAGAGCACGTTGAAACCGCGCTGAACGTTTTGCGTGAAGCCGGCGAGCAGCCTTGGGTCATCGGTCAGATCGCCACCGCTGCCGAAGGCGCGGCCCAGGTTGAACTGAAGAACCTCAAGGCTCACTGA
- a CDS encoding cobyrinate a,c-diamide synthase, with amino-acid sequence MNQPRCCPAVLIAAPASGQGKTTVTAALARLHRNQGRKVRVFKCGPDFLDPMILERASGAPVYQLDMWMVGEQESRRLLWEAAAEADLILIEGVMGLFDGTPSSADLARHFGVPVLAVIDGTAMAQTFGALALGLARYQADLPFAGVLANRVGTLRHAQLLEGSLTEGLRWYGALSRETGIELPSRHLGLVQASELNDLDLRLDAAADALASSCEVALPPAVEFAAPDVIVAEPLLAGVRIAVARDEAFAFTYGASLDLLRVMGAELSFFSPIRDRQLPDADSLYLPGGYPELHHVALSQNTPMLNAIRAHHAAGKPLLAECGGMLYLLDSLTDVEGTRAELVGLLKGDAVMQKRLAALALQAVELPEGSLRGHTYHHSLTSTELDPIARGLSPNGGRGAEAVYREGRMTASYVHFYFPSNPSAIAALFAPDLEADLLAKRP; translated from the coding sequence GTGAATCAGCCACGTTGTTGCCCGGCGGTACTGATTGCCGCCCCGGCTTCCGGTCAGGGCAAGACCACCGTCACTGCCGCGCTGGCCCGTTTGCATCGCAATCAGGGGCGCAAGGTGCGTGTGTTCAAATGCGGTCCGGACTTTCTTGACCCGATGATCCTCGAGCGCGCCAGCGGTGCGCCGGTGTATCAATTGGACATGTGGATGGTCGGCGAGCAGGAAAGTCGGCGACTGCTGTGGGAAGCCGCTGCTGAAGCCGACTTGATCCTGATCGAAGGTGTCATGGGGCTGTTCGACGGCACGCCGTCCAGCGCCGACCTGGCGCGGCACTTCGGAGTGCCGGTGCTCGCGGTGATCGACGGCACTGCCATGGCGCAGACCTTCGGTGCACTGGCGTTAGGGCTGGCGCGCTATCAAGCGGATTTGCCGTTTGCCGGTGTATTGGCCAACCGCGTGGGCACGCTGCGCCATGCGCAATTGCTTGAAGGCAGCCTGACCGAAGGCTTGCGTTGGTACGGTGCGTTGTCGCGGGAAACCGGGATCGAGTTGCCGAGCCGTCATCTGGGGCTGGTGCAGGCCAGCGAGTTGAATGATTTGGACTTGCGTCTCGACGCGGCAGCCGATGCGCTGGCCAGCAGCTGTGAAGTGGCATTGCCGCCGGCGGTAGAGTTTGCCGCCCCGGATGTGATTGTTGCCGAGCCGTTGCTCGCGGGCGTGCGCATTGCGGTAGCCCGTGACGAAGCGTTCGCCTTCACTTACGGCGCGAGCCTGGATTTGCTGCGAGTCATGGGCGCCGAGCTGTCGTTCTTCTCGCCGATCCGCGACCGCCAATTACCGGACGCCGACAGCCTCTACCTGCCGGGCGGTTATCCCGAATTGCATCATGTCGCACTGTCACAGAACACCCCGATGCTCAACGCAATCCGTGCGCACCATGCGGCCGGTAAACCGTTGTTGGCCGAGTGCGGCGGCATGCTGTACTTGCTCGACTCGTTGACCGATGTCGAGGGCACTCGTGCAGAGCTGGTCGGTTTGTTGAAAGGGGACGCGGTGATGCAAAAGCGTCTGGCCGCGTTGGCTTTGCAAGCGGTCGAGCTGCCGGAAGGTTCGCTGCGCGGCCACACGTATCACCACTCCCTGACCAGCACCGAGCTTGACCCTATCGCGCGCGGCCTCAGTCCGAACGGCGGTCGCGGCGCCGAGGCGGTTTATCGTGAGGGGCGGATGACCGCGTCGTACGTGCACTTCTATTTTCCATCCAATCCATCGGCCATTGCCGCGCTGTTTGCGCCGGACCTTGAGGCCGACTTGCTCGCGAAGCGGCCATGA
- a CDS encoding sorbosone dehydrogenase family protein gives MRKSPLAIVIVLAGGLAACGETSILQVSDGTGPSPKLPEPNKTLIPTVNIAPAIGWPKGAKPTAAAGTQVAAFAEGLDHPRWLYVLPNGDVLVAETSAPPKPDDGKGIRGWVMGKAMGRAGAKVPSPNRITLLRDKDHDGVAETRTVFLENLNSPFGMTLVGNDLYVADTDRLLRFHYKNGDTAIKSPPTKVVDLPGGTLNHHWTKNVIASKDGRKLYVTVGSNSNVGENGLDQEEGRAAIWEVDRATGNHRIFASGIRNPNGLAWEPRSGALWTAVNERDEIGSDLVPDYITSVKDGGFYGWPFSDYGQHVDIRVEPQNPDLVAKAIAPDYAVGPHTASLGLTFAEGTSLPAQFKEGAFIGQHGSWNRKPHSGYKVIFVPFAGGKPTGKPVDVLTDFLNKDEEAMGRPVGVVIDQQGGLLVADDVGNKVWRVSAAK, from the coding sequence ATGCGCAAGTCCCCGCTCGCTATCGTCATAGTGCTCGCCGGAGGGCTTGCCGCCTGTGGTGAGACCTCCATACTGCAAGTCTCCGACGGCACCGGCCCGTCACCCAAGCTGCCTGAACCCAACAAAACCCTGATCCCGACGGTGAATATCGCCCCGGCGATCGGCTGGCCGAAGGGCGCGAAACCTACTGCCGCTGCCGGCACTCAAGTGGCCGCCTTCGCCGAAGGCCTCGATCACCCGCGCTGGCTCTACGTGCTACCCAACGGCGACGTGCTGGTAGCCGAAACCAGCGCGCCACCCAAACCCGATGACGGCAAAGGCATTCGTGGCTGGGTCATGGGCAAAGCCATGGGCCGTGCCGGCGCCAAAGTACCGAGCCCGAACCGCATCACCCTGCTGCGTGACAAGGACCACGACGGCGTCGCCGAAACCCGCACGGTGTTCCTGGAAAACCTCAATTCGCCCTTCGGCATGACGCTGGTCGGCAATGACCTGTACGTGGCCGACACCGACCGTTTGCTGCGCTTTCACTATAAAAACGGTGATACCGCGATCAAGTCACCGCCGACCAAGGTGGTCGATCTGCCGGGAGGCACTCTGAATCATCACTGGACCAAAAACGTCATCGCCAGCAAGGACGGCCGCAAGCTGTACGTCACGGTGGGCTCCAACAGCAACGTCGGTGAAAACGGCCTGGATCAAGAGGAAGGTCGCGCAGCGATCTGGGAAGTGGACCGCGCCACCGGCAACCACCGGATATTCGCTTCAGGCATTCGCAATCCAAACGGGTTGGCCTGGGAGCCCCGCAGTGGCGCACTGTGGACGGCGGTCAATGAGCGGGACGAAATCGGCAGCGACCTGGTGCCGGACTACATCACCTCGGTCAAGGATGGCGGGTTCTACGGCTGGCCGTTCAGCGACTACGGTCAACATGTCGACATTCGTGTCGAGCCACAAAACCCGGACCTGGTGGCCAAGGCCATTGCGCCGGACTACGCAGTGGGTCCGCACACGGCATCGCTGGGGTTGACGTTCGCCGAAGGCACCAGCCTGCCCGCGCAATTCAAGGAAGGCGCCTTTATCGGCCAGCACGGCTCGTGGAACCGCAAACCGCACAGCGGCTACAAAGTGATCTTCGTGCCATTCGCAGGCGGCAAACCGACCGGGAAACCGGTCGATGTACTGACCGATTTTCTCAATAAAGACGAAGAGGCCATGGGTCGGCCGGTAGGCGTCGTGATCGACCAGCAGGGTGGCTTGCTGGTGGCGGATGATGTCGGGAACAAGGTGTGGCGCGTGTCAGCCGCTAAGTAA
- the purN gene encoding phosphoribosylglycinamide formyltransferase: protein MSKTCDVVVLLSGTGSNLQALIDSTRTGDSPVRIAAVISNRADAYGLQRAKDAGIDTRALDHKAFEGREAFDAALIELIDAFNPKLVVLAGFMRILSADFVRHYAGRLLNIHPSLLPKYKGLHTHQRALEAGDTEHGCSVHFVTEELDGGPLVVQAVIPVELHDSPQSLAQRVHVQEHLIYPLAVRWFAEGRLALSEQGALLDGKLLAASGHLIRT, encoded by the coding sequence ATGTCAAAGACCTGTGATGTCGTGGTGCTGCTCTCCGGCACCGGCAGTAACTTGCAGGCCTTGATCGACAGCACGCGGACCGGCGACAGCCCGGTCCGCATTGCTGCGGTGATTTCCAACCGCGCCGATGCCTATGGCCTGCAGCGCGCCAAGGACGCGGGTATCGACACCCGCGCCCTGGATCACAAGGCTTTCGAAGGCCGCGAGGCCTTCGATGCCGCGCTGATCGAGCTGATTGACGCCTTCAATCCCAAACTCGTGGTACTGGCCGGTTTCATGCGCATTCTCAGCGCTGACTTCGTGCGCCACTATGCGGGTCGCCTGTTGAATATCCACCCGTCGCTGCTGCCCAAATACAAAGGGTTACACACTCATCAGCGCGCGCTGGAGGCCGGCGATACCGAGCACGGCTGCTCCGTGCACTTCGTCACCGAGGAACTCGATGGCGGACCACTGGTCGTACAGGCAGTAATACCGGTAGAGTTGCACGATTCGCCGCAAAGCCTGGCGCAGCGAGTCCACGTTCAGGAACACCTGATCTACCCGTTGGCAGTACGCTGGTTTGCCGAAGGTCGCTTAGCACTCAGCGA
- the hda gene encoding DnaA regulatory inactivator Hda — translation MKPIQLPLGVRLRDDATFINYYPGANAAALGYVERLCEADAGWTESLIYLWGKDGVGRTHLLQAACLRFEQLGEPAVYLPLAELLDRGISILDNLEQYELVCLDDLQAVAGRADWEEALFHLFNRLRDSGRRLLIAASTSPRELPVKLADLKSRLTLALIFQMRPLSDEDKLRALQLRASRRGLHLTDEVGHFILTRGTRSMSALFELLERLDQASLQAQRKLTIPFLKETLGW, via the coding sequence ATGAAACCGATTCAGCTGCCCCTAGGTGTGCGTCTGCGTGATGACGCTACCTTTATCAATTACTACCCTGGCGCCAATGCCGCAGCACTCGGCTATGTCGAGCGGCTATGCGAAGCCGACGCCGGCTGGACCGAAAGCCTGATTTATCTCTGGGGCAAGGACGGGGTAGGGCGTACGCATTTGTTGCAGGCGGCCTGCCTGCGCTTCGAGCAGTTGGGGGAGCCGGCGGTGTACCTGCCGTTGGCCGAGCTGCTGGATCGTGGCATCTCGATTCTCGATAACCTCGAACAATACGAACTGGTCTGCCTGGATGATTTGCAGGCGGTTGCCGGCCGGGCGGATTGGGAAGAGGCGCTGTTCCATCTGTTCAATCGGTTGCGTGACAGTGGTCGGCGCTTGCTGATCGCCGCGTCGACATCCCCGCGTGAACTGCCGGTGAAGCTGGCAGACTTGAAGTCCCGCTTGACCCTGGCGCTGATCTTTCAGATGCGTCCACTCTCCGACGAAGACAAATTGCGCGCCTTGCAATTGCGTGCGTCGCGTCGCGGCCTACACCTGACCGATGAAGTCGGCCATTTTATTTTGACTCGCGGTACTCGCAGCATGAGTGCGCTTTTCGAGCTGCTTGAACGTCTCGATCAGGCCTCTCTTCAAGCTCAGCGCAAGCTGACAATCCCCTTCCTGAAGGAAACGCTGGGCTGGTAA
- a CDS encoding C40 family peptidase, with protein sequence MTMSARLALMFFAALLSACASRTPPPAPVNRAPIVFGSSQASSPEAEEVLFRALGLVGTPYRWGGNTPDSGFDCSGLIGFVYRDAAGISLPRTTHEMISMQAANVGKEGLQTGDLIFFATNGGSQVSHAGIYVGEGRFVHAPATGGTVKLDSLSKAYWQRAYLSAKRVLQPEHLARNP encoded by the coding sequence ATGACGATGTCGGCCCGCCTTGCACTCATGTTCTTCGCAGCGCTGCTCAGCGCCTGCGCCAGCCGCACACCGCCTCCTGCGCCGGTGAATCGCGCGCCGATCGTCTTTGGTTCCTCCCAGGCATCTTCCCCTGAAGCAGAAGAGGTGCTCTTTCGCGCGTTGGGCCTGGTGGGCACGCCTTACCGTTGGGGCGGCAATACGCCGGACTCCGGTTTTGATTGCAGTGGGTTAATCGGCTTTGTCTATCGTGATGCCGCCGGCATTTCCCTGCCGCGTACCACGCACGAGATGATCAGCATGCAAGCCGCCAATGTGGGCAAGGAAGGTCTGCAAACCGGTGATCTCATCTTCTTCGCTACCAATGGCGGTTCTCAGGTGAGCCATGCCGGGATTTACGTGGGCGAGGGCCGCTTCGTTCATGCACCCGCCACGGGCGGCACGGTGAAGCTCGACAGCTTGTCCAAAGCCTATTGGCAACGGGCTTACCTGAGCGCCAAGCGCGTTCTGCAACCCGAGCACTTGGCGCGCAATCCCTAG
- the bluB gene encoding 5,6-dimethylbenzimidazole synthase, translated as MSDNAFSDAERAAVYRAIGERRDMRHFSGGTVEPELLRRLLEAAHQAPSVGLMQPWRFIRISDRDVRDKIQLLVEEERVRTAEALGERTDEFMKLKVEGINDCAEVLVAALMDDRERHIFGRRTLPEMDMASLSCAIQNLWLASRAEGLGMGWVSLFEPQALADLLGLPAGAKPLAVLCLGPVKEFYPAPMLVLEGWAQARPLSELLYENYWGVSQ; from the coding sequence ATGAGCGACAACGCTTTTTCAGATGCCGAACGCGCAGCGGTCTATCGCGCCATCGGCGAACGCCGCGACATGCGTCACTTCAGTGGCGGCACGGTCGAGCCCGAGCTGCTGCGACGCCTGCTCGAAGCGGCGCATCAGGCCCCTAGTGTCGGCCTGATGCAGCCCTGGCGTTTCATCCGCATCAGCGACCGAGACGTGCGCGACAAGATCCAGTTGCTGGTGGAAGAAGAGCGCGTGCGCACCGCCGAAGCCCTCGGCGAGCGCACCGACGAATTCATGAAGCTCAAGGTCGAAGGCATCAATGACTGTGCCGAAGTGCTGGTCGCCGCGCTGATGGACGATCGCGAGCGCCACATCTTCGGGCGTCGCACCTTGCCGGAAATGGACATGGCCTCGCTGTCCTGCGCCATCCAGAACTTATGGCTGGCTTCGCGCGCGGAAGGTCTGGGCATGGGCTGGGTGTCGCTGTTCGAGCCGCAAGCGCTGGCGGACCTGCTGGGTCTGCCGGCCGGGGCCAAGCCGCTGGCGGTTCTTTGTCTGGGGCCGGTCAAGGAATTCTATCCGGCGCCGATGCTGGTACTCGAAGGTTGGGCGCAAGCGCGTCCGCTGAGTGAGTTGCTGTATGAAAATTATTGGGGAGTGAGTCAATGA
- the cobO gene encoding cob(I)yrinic acid a,c-diamide adenosyltransferase: MTDTPDRDERHLARMQRKKAVIDERIANSPNECGLLLVLTGNGKGKSSSAFGMLARSMGHGMQCGVVQFIKGRNSTGEELFFRRFPEQVRFHVMGEGFTWETQDRQRDIAAAEAAWAVSRELLSDPSIGLVVLDELNIALKHGYLDLDQVLSDLQARPPMQHVVVTGRGAKPEMIELADTVTEMGVIKHAFQAGIKAQKGVEL, encoded by the coding sequence ATGACCGATACCCCTGATCGTGACGAACGCCATTTGGCGCGCATGCAGCGAAAAAAAGCCGTGATCGACGAACGCATTGCCAATTCTCCCAACGAGTGCGGTTTGTTGCTGGTGCTGACCGGCAATGGCAAAGGCAAGAGCAGTTCGGCATTCGGCATGCTTGCCCGGTCCATGGGGCACGGCATGCAGTGCGGCGTGGTGCAATTCATCAAGGGGCGCAACAGCACCGGCGAGGAGCTGTTCTTCCGACGCTTCCCGGAGCAAGTGCGTTTCCATGTCATGGGCGAAGGCTTTACCTGGGAAACCCAGGACCGCCAGCGTGACATTGCCGCCGCCGAAGCTGCCTGGGCGGTGTCCCGCGAATTGCTCAGCGATCCGTCCATTGGTCTGGTGGTGCTGGATGAGCTGAACATCGCGCTCAAGCACGGTTATCTCGATCTCGATCAAGTGCTCAGCGACTTGCAGGCCCGTCCTCCGATGCAACACGTGGTGGTCACCGGTCGCGGTGCCAAGCCGGAAATGATCGAACTGGCCGACACCGTCACCGAAATGGGTGTGATCAAGCACGCGTTCCAGGCCGGGATCAAAGCGCAAAAAGGCGTCGAGCTGTGA
- a CDS encoding DUF2066 domain-containing protein: MRFFSKLLCLSCFSLISLTSHAENVKGLYQVREPVTSQAPAERDQAIQRALDTLVLRLTGDPKAVQSPGLAALRKDPQQIISQFGFDAGPPEVLKVDFDPNTTEQALRRAGLSLWGANRPSILGWWLNDATEGSSLVGDGQAAATPLRRAAQHRGLPLRLPLADLSEQLVATAPNLEGTDATPLRGVSERYNADALLAVHAREEGGQWQAKWNLWMGDKKEAGNVQGADQAAVADAVMLAVSERLAPRFVVKPGASGEQLLEVQGMNLERYAALGRLLDPFGARLQSVDGDRILYRVNGSAEQLRSQLSLAKLQEMPAGEVPAPVAPVQPVAQGATPAVAPAPAPVPQLRFRW, translated from the coding sequence ATGCGTTTTTTTTCTAAATTGTTGTGTTTGAGCTGTTTTTCCCTGATCAGCCTCACGAGTCATGCCGAAAACGTGAAAGGCCTTTATCAGGTGCGCGAGCCTGTCACCAGTCAGGCGCCCGCGGAGCGTGATCAAGCGATCCAGCGGGCGCTGGACACGCTGGTGTTGCGTCTGACCGGCGATCCCAAGGCGGTGCAGAGTCCGGGGTTGGCAGCCCTGCGCAAAGATCCGCAGCAAATCATCAGCCAATTTGGTTTTGACGCGGGCCCTCCAGAAGTACTGAAGGTCGATTTTGATCCGAACACTACCGAGCAAGCATTGCGTCGTGCCGGGTTGTCGTTGTGGGGTGCCAATCGACCGTCGATCCTCGGTTGGTGGTTGAACGATGCCACCGAGGGTTCAAGTTTGGTGGGCGATGGCCAGGCCGCCGCTACACCGTTGCGTCGAGCGGCGCAGCACCGTGGTTTGCCGCTGCGTTTGCCGCTGGCGGACCTGAGTGAGCAACTGGTCGCTACGGCGCCCAACCTGGAAGGCACCGACGCAACGCCACTGCGCGGGGTCTCGGAACGTTACAACGCTGACGCCTTGCTCGCCGTGCATGCCCGCGAAGAGGGCGGCCAGTGGCAGGCCAAATGGAATTTGTGGATGGGCGACAAGAAGGAAGCGGGCAACGTACAGGGCGCGGATCAGGCCGCTGTGGCTGACGCTGTGATGCTGGCGGTCAGCGAGCGACTGGCGCCACGGTTTGTTGTCAAGCCGGGCGCTTCTGGCGAGCAATTGCTGGAAGTGCAGGGCATGAACCTGGAGCGCTATGCGGCGCTGGGGCGATTGCTCGACCCTTTTGGCGCGCGTCTGCAAAGTGTTGACGGTGATCGCATTCTTTATCGGGTTAACGGCAGCGCCGAGCAATTGCGCTCGCAGTTGTCGCTGGCGAAGTTGCAGGAAATGCCCGCCGGTGAAGTGCCCGCGCCCGTTGCGCCGGTTCAGCCCGTGGCGCAGGGTGCGACGCCTGCCGTGGCCCCAGCGCCGGCACCGGTGCCGCAATTGCGCTTCCGTTGGTAA
- a CDS encoding AI-2E family transporter, with protein sequence MADTRRWFWLGGVVLLCAFIWLLHPILTPFLVALLLAYLFDPLVDRLEKAGLSRTWGVVAVFALFTLIFTTLLLVLVPLLARQLFRLYELAPQMLDWLQHTALPWAQSKFGLSEGFWKFDKLKAAISEHMGQTSDIVGVVLSQATASGLALIGWLANLVLIPVVSFYLLRDWDLMMAKIRSLLPRDREERVVELAGECHEVLGAFVRGQLLVMVALGVIYASGLMLVGLELGLLIGLIAGLAAIVPYMGFVIGIGAALIAGLFQFGGELYPMLGIVAVFMVGQALEGMVLTPLLVGDRIGLHPVAVIFAILAGGELFGFTGVLLALPVAAVIMVLVRHVQDLYRDSDMYGGVDKP encoded by the coding sequence ATGGCCGATACGCGGCGTTGGTTCTGGTTGGGTGGAGTGGTTCTGCTCTGCGCGTTTATCTGGCTGTTGCATCCGATCCTGACACCTTTCCTGGTGGCGTTGCTGCTGGCCTATCTGTTCGATCCGCTGGTGGATCGGCTGGAGAAAGCCGGACTTTCAAGGACGTGGGGCGTGGTGGCGGTGTTCGCACTGTTCACCCTGATTTTCACCACGCTGCTGCTGGTGTTGGTGCCGCTGCTGGCCAGGCAGTTGTTTCGTTTGTATGAGCTGGCGCCGCAAATGCTCGACTGGCTGCAGCACACCGCATTGCCGTGGGCGCAGTCGAAGTTCGGGTTGTCGGAGGGGTTCTGGAAATTCGACAAGCTCAAGGCCGCGATCAGTGAACACATGGGGCAGACCAGCGATATTGTCGGTGTGGTGTTGAGCCAGGCCACAGCGTCCGGTCTTGCATTGATTGGCTGGTTGGCCAATCTGGTGTTGATCCCGGTGGTAAGTTTTTACCTGCTGCGGGACTGGGACCTGATGATGGCAAAAATCCGCAGCCTGCTGCCGCGCGATCGTGAAGAGCGCGTCGTCGAGCTCGCCGGTGAATGTCACGAAGTGCTCGGTGCGTTCGTGCGTGGGCAATTGCTGGTGATGGTGGCTTTGGGCGTGATCTACGCGTCGGGCCTGATGCTGGTGGGGCTGGAGTTGGGGCTGCTGATCGGCCTGATTGCCGGTCTGGCCGCGATCGTGCCGTACATGGGGTTTGTCATCGGGATTGGCGCGGCGTTGATTGCCGGTCTGTTTCAGTTCGGCGGCGAACTGTATCCCATGCTGGGGATCGTCGCGGTGTTTATGGTCGGGCAGGCGCTGGAGGGTATGGTGCTGACGCCATTGCTGGTTGGCGACCGGATTGGCCTGCATCCGGTGGCGGTGATCTTCGCGATTCTGGCAGGGGGAGAATTGTTCGGTTTTACCGGCGTGTTGCTGGCACTGCCGGTGGCGGCGGTGATCATGGTGCTGGTGCGCCATGTACAAGATTTGTATAGGGATTCAGATATGTACGGTGGTGTCGACAAACCTTGA
- a CDS encoding C40 family peptidase, translating into MLKRFAPLVPLALVTLLFGCAAHSPVSQQEQQQQAKNSVTAQSSSVLFQEELATDKELADFADGKAYQLPVLADSILERGMSLIGTRYRFGGTSEAGFDCSGFIGYLFREEAGMNLPRSTREMINVDAPLVARSALKPGDLLFFATNGRRGRVSHAGIYLGDNQFIHSSSRKSGGVRVDSLGDSYWSKTFIEAKRALAMAPTVVTARK; encoded by the coding sequence ATGCTAAAGCGCTTCGCACCCCTCGTGCCTCTCGCACTCGTCACCCTGTTGTTCGGTTGCGCTGCTCACTCTCCAGTGTCCCAGCAAGAGCAACAACAGCAGGCTAAAAATTCAGTTACCGCACAATCTTCTTCCGTTCTTTTCCAGGAAGAACTGGCCACCGATAAAGAACTGGCCGACTTTGCCGACGGCAAGGCCTACCAGCTACCGGTTCTGGCCGACAGCATTCTTGAGCGTGGCATGTCCCTGATCGGTACCCGTTACCGTTTCGGCGGCACTTCTGAAGCCGGTTTTGATTGCAGCGGCTTCATCGGTTACCTGTTCCGTGAGGAAGCGGGCATGAACCTGCCTCGTTCTACTCGCGAAATGATCAACGTGGACGCTCCTCTGGTGGCTCGCAGCGCGCTGAAGCCAGGCGATCTGCTGTTCTTCGCGACCAATGGTCGTCGTGGTCGCGTCAGTCACGCCGGGATCTACCTGGGTGACAACCAGTTCATCCACTCCAGCAGCCGCAAAAGCGGTGGCGTCCGGGTCGACAGCCTGGGTGACAGCTACTGGAGCAAGACCTTTATCGAAGCCAAGCGCGCCCTCGCGATGGCACCGACAGTGGTCACCGCTCGCAAGTAA
- the cbiB gene encoding adenosylcobinamide-phosphate synthase CbiB, with product MSVALLSVAAVALDALLGEPKRWHPLVAFGRFADRIEQRFNSAGRGWRSHGVTAWVMAVLPLTLLATALSWAPYIGWVVEILALYCALGLRSLGEHVEPVAKALRSDDLEEARKRVGYLVSRQTSELDKTEVARAATESVLENGSDAVFAALFWFAVAGAPGVVLYRLSNTLDAMWGYRNERFERFGWAAAKIDDILNYIPARLVALTYALLGKTRLALKCWRTQGPTWDSPNAGPVMAAGAGALGVELGGAAIYHGELHQRPQLGEGVPADADSIDRGWQLVQRGVWLWLLILCVGAEFYA from the coding sequence ATGAGTGTGGCGTTATTGAGTGTCGCCGCGGTTGCGCTGGACGCGCTGCTGGGTGAACCCAAACGCTGGCATCCGCTGGTGGCGTTCGGTCGTTTTGCCGATCGCATCGAGCAACGTTTCAATTCCGCCGGGCGCGGCTGGCGCAGTCATGGCGTCACGGCGTGGGTGATGGCTGTGTTGCCGCTGACCTTGCTGGCGACGGCATTGTCCTGGGCGCCTTATATTGGCTGGGTCGTCGAGATTCTTGCGTTGTATTGTGCCCTTGGTCTGCGCAGCCTCGGTGAACACGTCGAGCCGGTGGCCAAAGCGCTGCGCAGTGATGATCTGGAAGAGGCGCGCAAGCGTGTCGGGTATCTGGTCAGCCGCCAGACCAGTGAACTGGATAAGACTGAAGTCGCCCGCGCGGCCACCGAATCGGTGCTGGAGAACGGCAGCGATGCGGTGTTCGCCGCGTTGTTCTGGTTTGCCGTGGCCGGCGCACCGGGCGTGGTGCTCTACCGTTTGAGCAATACGCTGGACGCGATGTGGGGTTATCGCAATGAACGCTTTGAACGATTCGGCTGGGCGGCGGCGAAGATCGACGACATCCTCAACTACATTCCGGCACGTCTGGTGGCGTTGACCTACGCGCTGCTGGGTAAAACCCGTCTGGCGTTGAAATGCTGGCGCACGCAAGGCCCTACCTGGGACAGCCCGAATGCCGGCCCGGTCATGGCGGCGGGTGCTGGTGCATTGGGTGTCGAGTTGGGCGGAGCGGCGATTTATCACGGTGAACTGCATCAGCGTCCGCAACTGGGCGAAGGTGTGCCGGCGGATGCCGACTCCATTGACCGTGGCTGGCAATTGGTCCAGCGCGGGGTATGGTTGTGGTTACTGATTCTCTGCGTGGGGGCTGAATTCTATGCTTGA